In a single window of the Streptomyces cinnabarinus genome:
- a CDS encoding phage tail protein — protein MPDIARRDPFKNFRFRVKFSGSTEYIAGVSKVSGLKRTTEVIKHRDGGSPGTSRKLPGRTEYEPVTLERGCTTDTVFEEWANRVWSFRNATGSLETSLKNFRQDLIIDVFDEGGQKVLSYAVHECWVSEYQALPDLDANANAVAFEHIKLEHHGWVRERTEPPQPTEFSDTASG, from the coding sequence ATGCCGGACATCGCGCGCAGGGACCCCTTCAAGAACTTCCGGTTCCGGGTGAAGTTCAGCGGGTCCACCGAGTACATCGCCGGGGTCAGCAAGGTCAGCGGCCTGAAGCGGACCACCGAGGTGATCAAGCATCGCGACGGCGGCAGCCCCGGCACCAGCCGAAAGCTCCCGGGCCGGACCGAGTACGAACCCGTCACCCTGGAGCGCGGTTGTACGACCGACACCGTCTTCGAGGAATGGGCGAACCGGGTCTGGAGCTTCCGCAACGCCACGGGCTCGCTGGAGACCTCGCTCAAGAACTTCCGCCAGGACCTCATCATCGACGTGTTCGACGAGGGCGGCCAGAAGGTGCTGTCGTACGCCGTGCACGAGTGCTGGGTCTCGGAGTACCAGGCGCTCCCGGACCTGGACGCCAACGCCAACGCCGTCGCGTTCGAGCACATCAAGCTCGAACACCACGGCTGGGTCCGCGAGCGCACCGAGCCGCCGCAGCCGACCGAGTTCAGCGACACCGCGTCAGGATGA